One window from the genome of Chroococcidiopsis sp. TS-821 encodes:
- a CDS encoding 16S rRNA (cytosine(967)-C(5))-methyltransferase, with product MENPRQLAFVALRSVQRGAYADVALDRVLRQNNLSSADRRLVTELVYGTVRRQRSLDALIDQLAKKTAQQQPPDLRIILHLGLYQLRYLDHIPHAAAVNSTVDLAKKNGFSGLASFVNGLLRQYLRLASSEDPLKLPDNPVKRLGILHSYPDWIVEVWLKQFGYVQTEQLCKWFNHPPAIDLRVNPLRTSVEKVATALQDAGVGVTRVANLPQALRLTSSTGTIDKLPGFDAGWWTVQDSSAQLVSHILDPQPGEVVIDACAAPGGKTTHIAELMRDTGTIWACDRTVSRLKKLQQNITRLQLQSIHICPGDSRNLPQFVNTADRVLLDAPCSGLGTLHRHADARWRQTPETVKELTVLQTALLDRVATWVKPKGVLVYATCTLNTEENEAIVQDFLTRHLHWRIQPPATNSIGAPYATPSGWMQVLPHHHSMDGFFIVRLQKETE from the coding sequence ATGGAAAATCCGCGCCAGCTTGCTTTTGTCGCCCTCCGTTCAGTGCAGCGGGGGGCTTATGCTGACGTTGCCCTAGACCGCGTACTGCGTCAAAATAATTTAAGCAGTGCCGATCGCCGCTTGGTGACAGAATTAGTTTATGGTACTGTCCGTCGCCAGCGATCGCTTGATGCCTTGATCGATCAGTTAGCGAAAAAGACAGCTCAGCAACAACCACCTGATTTACGAATTATTTTGCATTTGGGACTGTATCAGTTGCGCTATCTTGACCACATCCCTCATGCAGCTGCAGTGAATTCAACGGTAGATCTAGCGAAAAAAAACGGTTTTTCAGGACTTGCTAGTTTTGTCAATGGCTTGTTACGTCAATATCTACGATTAGCAAGCTCTGAAGATCCTTTAAAACTACCAGATAATCCTGTAAAACGTCTCGGAATTTTACACAGCTATCCTGATTGGATAGTTGAAGTTTGGCTAAAACAATTCGGCTATGTACAAACTGAACAACTCTGCAAGTGGTTTAATCATCCTCCAGCAATTGATTTACGCGTTAATCCGTTACGTACTTCTGTCGAGAAAGTTGCAACAGCATTGCAAGACGCAGGAGTAGGCGTGACTCGCGTTGCGAATCTACCACAAGCTTTAAGGTTGACAAGTAGCACGGGGACAATTGACAAATTACCTGGTTTTGATGCGGGTTGGTGGACGGTACAAGACAGTAGCGCCCAACTTGTTAGCCATATCCTCGATCCGCAACCAGGTGAAGTTGTTATTGATGCGTGTGCAGCCCCAGGCGGAAAAACAACCCACATTGCTGAATTAATGCGAGATACAGGAACCATTTGGGCGTGCGATCGCACTGTCTCGCGCTTAAAAAAACTTCAGCAAAATATCACGCGACTGCAACTTCAATCAATTCATATTTGTCCAGGCGATAGCCGTAACCTTCCTCAATTTGTCAATACTGCCGATCGCGTTCTTCTCGATGCTCCGTGTTCAGGGTTAGGGACGCTTCATCGTCATGCCGATGCCCGTTGGCGACAAACACCAGAAACCGTTAAAGAACTTACGGTCTTACAAACAGCACTTTTAGATCGCGTTGCAACTTGGGTGAAACCAAAAGGCGTGCTTGTCTATGCTACCTGTACTTTAAATACTGAAGAAAACGAAGCGATCGTTCAAGATTTCTTGACTCGACATTTGCATTGGCGAATTCAGCCTCCTGCGACCAATTCGATTGGTGCTCCTTATGCAACACCATCAGGGTGGATGCAAGTCTTACCACATCATCATTCAATGGACGGTTTTTTTATTGTTCGCTTACAGAAAGAAACAGAATAA
- a CDS encoding acyl-CoA desaturase, with protein MPDRSKFNYAALPFIGIHIACLAVFWLGVDSIAIWMCVALFVVRKFGITGGYHRYFSHRAYKTSRLFQFLLGFLGATAGQRGPVWWAAQHRHHHKYSDTDEDIHSAEKKGFYWSHVGWVLSPEYDEYNEKLVKDLTRYPELLWLEKYHFIPPILLAVVCYFAYGWLGLFWGFFVSTTILYHTTFAINSLCHVFGSQRYETGESSKNSLWLALLTLGEGWHNNHHRYPLAACQGFFWWEIDISYYVLVMLSWFGIVWDLKQPPKQLLQPEAAIAKSSSIA; from the coding sequence ATGCCCGATCGCTCAAAATTCAATTACGCAGCTTTACCTTTCATTGGGATTCATATTGCTTGCCTTGCAGTCTTTTGGCTAGGTGTAGATTCTATAGCAATCTGGATGTGTGTTGCACTATTTGTCGTCCGTAAATTTGGCATTACTGGCGGCTACCATCGCTATTTCTCGCATCGCGCCTACAAAACCAGTCGTCTATTTCAATTCTTACTAGGTTTTTTAGGTGCAACCGCTGGACAACGAGGACCCGTCTGGTGGGCGGCACAACATCGCCACCATCACAAATACTCTGATACTGATGAAGATATCCATTCAGCTGAAAAAAAAGGTTTTTACTGGTCACACGTAGGCTGGGTACTGTCTCCAGAATATGACGAATATAATGAGAAACTGGTAAAAGATTTAACTCGTTACCCTGAGCTGCTTTGGCTCGAAAAATATCACTTTATACCACCTATCCTGCTTGCGGTTGTTTGTTACTTTGCTTATGGTTGGTTAGGATTATTTTGGGGTTTCTTTGTCAGCACAACGATTCTCTATCACACGACGTTTGCGATTAATTCCTTATGTCACGTCTTCGGTAGCCAACGCTATGAAACCGGAGAATCAAGCAAAAACTCATTGTGGTTAGCCCTGCTCACGCTAGGCGAAGGCTGGCATAATAATCACCACCGTTACCCTCTCGCAGCTTGTCAAGGTTTCTTTTGGTGGGAAATTGATATCAGTTACTACGTTTTAGTAATGCTGTCATGGTTTGGTATCGTCTGGGACTTAAAACAACCGCCCAAACAACTTTTGCAACCGGAAGCAGCGATCGCTAAATCTTCCTCCATAGCCTAG
- a CDS encoding Coenzyme F420 hydrogenase/dehydrogenase, beta subunit C-terminal domain — MTSVTTQAKHKKAKALKSSSRRPAKDLCSECGLCDTYYIHYVKEACAFLNQQIAELETRSHTRARNLDNPDELYFGVHQTMMAARKTEPIPGAQWTGIVSSIAIEMLNRGVVEGVVCVQNTKEDRFQPMPIIARTVEEILAARVNKPTLSPNLSILEQVEQSGMKRLLVIGVGCQIQALRAVEKQLGLEKLYVLGTPCVDNVTRAGLQKFLETTSRSPNTVVHYEFMQDFRVHFKHEDGSEETVPFFGLKTNQLKDVFAPSCMSCFDYVNSLADLVVGYMGAPFGWQWIVVRNDRGQEMLNFVQDQLETQPVMSKGDRTAAVQQSIPAYDKGVTLPMWAAKLMGVVIEKIGPKGLEYARFSIDSHFTRNYLYVKRHYPEKLAAHVPEFAKRIVNQYKLPES; from the coding sequence ATGACATCAGTGACTACCCAAGCCAAGCACAAAAAAGCTAAAGCCTTAAAATCATCAAGTCGTCGCCCTGCCAAAGATCTTTGTAGCGAGTGCGGGTTATGCGATACATATTATATTCATTATGTCAAGGAAGCATGTGCATTTCTTAATCAACAAATTGCAGAATTAGAGACGCGATCGCACACTCGCGCACGCAATTTAGATAATCCTGACGAACTTTACTTCGGGGTTCATCAAACGATGATGGCGGCGCGTAAAACTGAACCGATTCCTGGGGCGCAGTGGACAGGAATTGTGAGTTCTATTGCAATTGAAATGCTTAATCGCGGCGTAGTTGAAGGCGTGGTCTGCGTGCAAAATACCAAAGAGGATCGCTTTCAACCAATGCCGATTATTGCGCGTACTGTGGAAGAGATATTAGCAGCACGAGTGAATAAACCGACACTATCGCCGAATCTTTCCATCTTAGAACAAGTGGAACAATCAGGGATGAAGCGGTTGTTAGTTATTGGTGTTGGGTGTCAAATTCAGGCTTTACGAGCGGTAGAGAAGCAATTAGGCTTAGAAAAGCTGTATGTGTTAGGAACTCCTTGTGTAGATAACGTCACCCGCGCTGGGTTACAGAAATTTTTAGAGACAACGAGTCGTTCGCCTAACACGGTCGTACATTATGAATTCATGCAAGATTTTCGGGTACACTTCAAGCATGAAGATGGTTCAGAAGAAACTGTGCCTTTCTTTGGTTTAAAGACAAATCAACTGAAAGATGTTTTTGCCCCTTCGTGCATGAGTTGCTTTGACTATGTAAATTCGCTTGCCGATCTTGTTGTTGGTTATATGGGTGCGCCGTTTGGTTGGCAATGGATTGTGGTACGAAACGATCGCGGACAAGAAATGCTGAACTTTGTGCAAGATCAGCTAGAAACACAACCTGTAATGTCAAAAGGCGATCGCACGGCTGCGGTACAACAAAGTATCCCCGCTTATGACAAAGGCGTGACACTACCAATGTGGGCTGCCAAACTTATGGGAGTTGTGATTGAAAAAATAGGTCCTAAAGGTCTGGAATACGCCAGATTTTCGATTGATTCGCACTTCACGCGCAATTATCTCTACGTCAAGCGCCATTATCCGGAAAAATTAGCTGCACACGTCCCAGAGTTTGCTAAGCGGATTGTCAATCAATACAAATTACCAGAATCTTAA